From the genome of Orcinus orca chromosome 5, mOrcOrc1.1, whole genome shotgun sequence, one region includes:
- the LOC125964550 gene encoding putative uncharacterized protein ENSP00000383407 yields MGYCIKVGRWLDDFSMKIIILFFLDSEISLLQEGSMDSLYEPVPEQQPHQEGTSGRTDSLFSPSGENGNSHSNLFMEASHFENAKPERKKLVL; encoded by the exons ATGGGGTACTGTATAAAGGTGGGTAGATGGCTAGATGACTTTTCAatgaaaattatcattttatttttccttgactCAGAAATCTCTTTATTGCAGGAGGGCTCTATGGACAGCTTATATGAGCCAGTCCCAGAACAACAACCTCACCAAGAGGGAACTTCTGGTAGAACTGATTCTCTTTTCTCACCCTCTGGGGAAAATGGAAACTCACACAGCAATCTCTTCATG gaaGCTTCTCATTTTGAGAATGCAAAACCAGAAAGAAA GAAACTTGTGTTGTGA